From one Humulus lupulus chromosome 8, drHumLupu1.1, whole genome shotgun sequence genomic stretch:
- the LOC133797511 gene encoding probable non-specific lipid-transfer protein 2, with product MSQQRVEVVVVIALLVMLIELAWSSDGAQPYYWMDATAAAAAPAPSQPVQPQCNKVVQQLTPCLQYVRGKEPKPSKACCDGAKQLSESSKSKPDRQAACNCIKQAIGGLPDIDTSRISSVPKECGIKFDMPPIDRNFDCSTIKVM from the exons ATGAGTCAACAGAGAGTGGAAGTGGTAGTAGTTATAGCATTATTAGTAATGTTGATAGAGTTGGCTTGGAGCTCGGACGGGGCACAACCTTATTATTGGATGGAtgcaacagcagcagcagcagcgccGGCGCCAAGCCAGCCAGTCCAACCCCAATGCAACAAAGTAGTGCAGCAGTTGACTCCGTGCCTCCAGTACGTGAGAGGGAAAGAGCCAAAGCCCTCGAAGGCATGCTGCGATGGGGCCAAGCAGCTGAGTGAGTCTTCTAAGTCCAAACCCGACAGGCAAGCTGCTTGTAATTGCATTAAGCAAGCTATTGGTGGTCTGCCTGACATTGACACTTCTCGAATTTCTAGTGTCCCAAAAGAGTGTGGCATCAAATTCGATATGCCCCCCATCGATCGTAACTTCGACTGTTCTAC GATTAAGGTTATGTAG
- the LOC133795502 gene encoding cyclic nucleotide-gated ion channel 1-like: MGTNLLEYKSDRSQSCDNEYSPTRVSVRDVLGQVGRGVQRGCERIRSFGKIPTSQPAVKSKKTSKEPRKNVLDPQGSFLQKWNKIFVLACLVAVSLDPLFFYIVGIDRKEKCITLDKPLEIIACVLRTLVDILYVLRIIFQFQTGFIAPSSRVFGRSELVDDPLAIAKRYLLTYFIVDVLSILPLPQVYLVVLDVIPKMKRPVPMIPMEMLKIVIICQYIPRLARIVPLFREITSNSGILTEVASAGTVFSLFLYVFASYLLGALWYLFSLESLYRCWQIVFKNQNWDPRYVYCSQKSRDNNGFPADVKFVEAQFNASCPLIDPDEGMFGIFTDALKSGVLQSTDFSSKFFYCFWWGLRNFSSLGQSLKTNTFVGEIIFAATGLIFFSLLIGNIQKYLQSTTVRVEEMRMKRQGVEKWMSHRMLPEPLRERIRRYQQYEWQETRGVEEETLLQTLPKVLRRDIKRHLCLALLSRVPMFEKMDEHLLDTLCDRLKPSLYTDKSLIVREGDPVNEMLFIMRGSLRTMTTNGGKTGFFDMADLNAGDFCGEELLAWALDPISASNLPASIRTVETKTKVEAFALMADDLKFVASQFRRLHSKQLQYTFRSYSLQWKTWAACFIQVAWRRHCKRKLDKSLREAEYRLQDVLVNESGSTPSLGATIYASRFAANALRGLRQSSVRSFRPTQRLMPLLPQKPAEPDFTAEHR; this comes from the exons ATGGGGACCAACCT ATTGGAGTATAAATCTGACAGGTCTCAAAGCTGTGACAATGAGTACTCCCCAACAAGAGTATCTGTGAGAGATGTATTGGGTCAAGTTGGGAGAGGTGTCCAAAGGGGGTGTGAGAGGATTAGAAGCTTTGGAAAAATTCCAACTTCCCAACCCGCTGTAAAAAGCAAGAAAACATCTAAAGAGCCTAGAAAGAATGTTCTTGATCCTCAGGGGTCTTTCCTTCAAAAGTGGAACAAGATATTTGTTCTGGCTTGTTTAGTGGCTGTGTccttggaccctttatttttctACATTGTTGGAATAGATCGTAAGGAGAAATGCATAACTTTGGACAAGCCTTTGGAAATCATTGCATGTGTTCTTCGAACACTTGTCGATATCTTATACGTACTCAGGATTATCTTTCAGTTCCAAACTGGGTTTATAGCCCCTTCTTCTCGAGTATTTGGAAGAAGCGAGTTAGTTGATGATCCTTTAGCCATTGCTAAAAGATACTTGTTAACCTACTTCATTGTTGATGTTCTCTCTATTCTTCCACTGCCTCAAGTATAT CTTGTAGTTCTTGATGTCATCCCAAAGATGAAACGTCCTGTTCCAATGATCCCGATGGAGATGTTGAAAATCGTCATTATCTGTCAGTATATTCCGAGGCTCGCCCGAATTGTACCACTATTCAGAGAAATAACAAGTAATTCTGGCATACTAACTGAGGTTGCTTCGGCTGGAACTGTTTTTAGCCTTTTCCTATATGTATTTGCAAGTTAT TTGTTAGGAGCTTTATGGTACTTATTCTCTCTTGAGAGCCTGTATAGATGCTGGCAAATTGTGTTTAAGAACCAGAACTGGGATCCTAGATATGTGTACTGTAGTCAAAAGTCCCGTGACAATAATGGATTTCCAGCTGATGTCAAATTTGTTGAAGCCCAATTCAACGCCTCTTGCCCTTTGATCGATCCTGACGAGGGTATGTTTGGAATATTCACTGACGCTCTCAAGTCTGGTGTGCTTCAAAGCACAgatttctcctccaaatttttctaTTGCTTTTGGTGGGGACTACGCAATTTTAG TTCTCTCGGCCAAAGTCTCAAGACAAACACATTTGTTGGAGAGATTATCTTTGCTGCCACTGGATTGATATTCTTCTCATTACTCATTGGCAATATACAG aaatacttGCAGTCCACAACTGTGAGAGTTGAAGAAATGAGAATGAAAAGGCAAGGCGTGGAGAAGTGGATGTCCCACCGGATGCTCCCAGAGCCCTTGAGAGAACGTATTAGAAGATATCAACAATATGAATGGCAAGAAACAAGAGGTGTTGAAGAAGAGACTCTGCTCCAAACCCTTCCTAAAGTTCTTAGGAGAGACATAAAGCGCCACCTTTGCTTGGCACTTCTCAGTAGA GTGCCAATGTTTGAGAAAATGGATGAACACCTTTTGGACACACTATGTGATCGTTTAAAGCCATCTCTCTACACAGACAAGAGTTTAATTGTTCGGGAGGGTGATCCAGTTAATGAAATGCTCTTCATCATGAGAGGAAGCCTTAGAACTATGACCACTAATGGTGGAAAAACCGGCTTCTTCGACATGGCTGATCTTAACGCTGGTGACTTCTGTGGAGAAGAGCTCCTCGCATGGGCTTTGGATCCCATTTCTGCCTCCAATCTCCCAGCCTCGATCAGAACAGTGGAAACTAAAACAAAGGTCGAGGCATTTGCTCTCATGGCTGATGATTTGAAGTTTGTTGCCTCCCAGTTTCGCCGGCTCCACAGCAAGCAACTCCAGTACACTTTCAG GTCCTACTCTTTGCAATGGAAAACGTGGGCGGCTTGTTTCATACAAGTGGCGTGGCGGAGGCATTGCAAGAGAAAGCTTGACAAGTCTTTAAGGGAAGCAGAGTACAGGCTGCAAGATGTCCTGGTGAATGAGAGTGGAAGCACACCAAGCCTTGGCGCCACCATTTACGCCTCGAGGTTTGCTGCAAATGCACTGAGAGGCTTACGACAAAGCAGTGTGCGCAGCTTTAGACCCACGCAGAGATTGATGCCTTTGCTACCTCAGAAACCGGCTGAGCCTGATTTCACTGCTGAGCATCGCTAG